A single region of the Polycladomyces zharkentensis genome encodes:
- the whiA gene encoding DNA-binding protein WhiA, with translation MSFTSATKKELTRIESNTCCRRAELSALVRMNGVMQIARQRILLDITTENAAIARRIYALIKDLYQLQAEVLVRKKVRLKKNNVYLVRLSVRAEEILRDLRILGEGFERVKGIAPDLIEKNCCKRAYLRGAFLAGGSVNNPDSGSYHLEIISTYHDHSEALCRLMNRFRLHAKIIERKKGFVVYVKEGDKIGELLNIIGAHQSLLRFEDVRIMKDMRNSVNRLVNCETANLNKTIQAAMRQIDNIQLIDREIGLDNLPQRLREIAEVRLQHPDITLTELGQMLPGGKVSKSAVNHRLRKLDEIAERLRRKSGGN, from the coding sequence ATGTCGTTTACTTCTGCAACCAAAAAGGAATTGACCCGCATCGAATCGAACACCTGTTGCCGGCGGGCGGAACTGTCTGCATTGGTGCGTATGAACGGGGTGATGCAGATCGCCCGCCAGCGCATCTTGCTGGACATCACCACGGAAAACGCCGCCATCGCCCGGCGGATCTACGCGTTGATCAAGGATCTGTATCAACTGCAAGCCGAGGTACTGGTCCGCAAAAAGGTGCGGTTGAAAAAAAATAATGTCTATCTCGTCCGTTTGTCCGTTCGAGCGGAGGAAATCTTGCGTGATTTGCGTATCCTAGGGGAAGGGTTTGAGCGGGTCAAAGGAATCGCTCCGGATCTGATCGAAAAAAACTGCTGCAAAAGGGCATATCTGCGCGGGGCCTTTCTGGCCGGCGGATCAGTCAACAATCCGGACAGCGGTTCGTACCATCTGGAGATTATCTCCACCTACCACGACCACAGTGAAGCCCTGTGCCGCCTGATGAACCGTTTTCGTCTGCATGCCAAAATCATCGAGCGGAAAAAAGGGTTTGTGGTCTACGTCAAAGAAGGGGACAAAATCGGTGAGTTGCTCAACATCATCGGTGCTCACCAGTCTTTGCTCCGTTTTGAAGATGTTCGCATCATGAAAGATATGCGCAACTCGGTCAACCGACTGGTCAACTGTGAGACAGCCAATCTGAACAAAACCATTCAGGCCGCCATGCGGCAAATTGACAATATCCAGTTGATTGACCGGGAAATCGGTTTGGACAACCTGCCGCAGCGTTTGCGCGAGATCGCTGAAGTCCGTTTGCAGCATCCCGACATTACGCTCACGGAACTGGGACAAATGCTTCCCGGCGGGAAAGTGAGCAAGTCGGCTGTCAACCATCGCTTGCGCAAACTGGACGAGATCGCGGAACGTCTTCGCCGCAAATCGGGCGGGAACTAA
- a CDS encoding HPr family phosphocarrier protein — translation MVEKKVVVQLRTGLHARPAAMFVQEANKYTSDIFVTKGDKKVNAKSIMGIMSLAVASGTEITISAEGTDAEEAVNALAEIVSKED, via the coding sequence ATGGTTGAAAAAAAAGTAGTCGTCCAACTGCGCACCGGTCTGCATGCCCGTCCGGCTGCCATGTTTGTTCAGGAAGCAAACAAGTACACCTCAGATATCTTTGTGACCAAAGGCGATAAAAAAGTAAACGCCAAAAGCATCATGGGCATCATGAGTCTGGCGGTCGCTTCCGGAACCGAAATCACCATCTCAGCTGAAGGGACGGACGCTGAGGAAGCAGTAAACGCATTGGCGGAGATCGTCAGCAAAGAAGATTGA
- a CDS encoding YIP1 family protein, whose product MRVTTAGSVEYIQTKPSVWGVLWAPDRQWERIRAKPVFGGALAVLALMETLSGALTGSFLSHNPAVAHALLQAGFPEAWMSPFLAWLIGLFSLVGLLLNALVTSVLTWLMMKGLGGQGTFRQLFSLQTHMLVLMVLQTAVGAIGLLVTDGWLTKPPSGLAAYIPVEGGWSGLLMTLDLFMVWRLILLARGMRIICRLSTARSWVVACLLFLLDVIVNTISAS is encoded by the coding sequence ATGAGGGTGACGACAGCAGGTTCGGTGGAGTATATCCAAACCAAACCTTCGGTCTGGGGAGTGTTGTGGGCGCCGGATCGGCAATGGGAGCGGATTCGGGCCAAGCCGGTCTTCGGTGGTGCACTGGCTGTGTTGGCTTTGATGGAGACCTTGTCCGGTGCGTTGACGGGTTCTTTCCTCAGTCACAATCCCGCTGTTGCCCATGCATTGTTGCAGGCGGGTTTTCCCGAAGCATGGATGAGCCCGTTTCTCGCATGGTTGATCGGATTGTTCAGCTTGGTCGGACTTTTGCTGAACGCCTTGGTCACCAGTGTCCTGACCTGGTTGATGATGAAAGGGTTGGGGGGACAAGGGACATTTCGTCAACTCTTTTCTCTGCAGACACATATGTTGGTTCTCATGGTGTTGCAAACCGCTGTCGGCGCCATCGGGCTCCTGGTGACCGACGGATGGCTGACGAAACCGCCTTCCGGATTGGCCGCTTACATACCGGTGGAAGGGGGATGGTCCGGGCTATTGATGACGCTGGACCTGTTCATGGTCTGGAGACTGATCCTGTTGGCGCGGGGGATGCGGATCATCTGCCGATTGTCGACCGCGCGGTCGTGGGTGGTTGCGTGTCTCCTGTTTTTACTCGACGTGATTGTCAACACGATCTCCGCTTCGTGA
- a CDS encoding AraC family transcriptional regulator: MSEQIYKQQVELAKLIERHTGRDGVHATAIPSLSFTRQSNVTGPNYGVHNPSLCIVVQGEKEVMLARERFRYGPADYLVASIDLPVTAQVTGASSDVPYLALKLEFTPSQILEVLSDSEIQVVPKKNADRAMFVSRMEFSMLDAVIRLARLLDNPKDIPVLAPLFTKEIIYRVLQGQHGVALAQIAIEGSSTYRIREVINYIMKNYDQSFRIEELAKIANMSVSSLHRHFKEVTAMSPIQFQKQLRLQAARRLLLSESTDAADVAFRVGYESPSQFSREYSRMFGFPPREDIKRLRAKYNQRINA, from the coding sequence ATGTCTGAACAAATCTACAAACAGCAGGTTGAGCTAGCCAAACTCATTGAGCGTCATACAGGCCGGGACGGTGTTCACGCGACTGCTATTCCGTCTTTATCTTTCACTCGTCAATCGAATGTGACCGGACCAAATTATGGAGTTCACAATCCTTCCTTATGCATTGTCGTTCAGGGTGAGAAGGAGGTAATGCTGGCACGGGAGCGCTTTAGGTACGGTCCTGCCGATTACCTTGTTGCATCCATTGACTTGCCGGTTACCGCCCAAGTCACGGGAGCCTCTTCCGACGTTCCGTATTTGGCTCTCAAACTTGAATTCACGCCGAGTCAAATCCTAGAGGTTTTAAGCGATTCCGAAATTCAGGTTGTCCCGAAAAAAAATGCCGACCGGGCGATGTTTGTCAGCCGGATGGAGTTCTCTATGTTGGATGCGGTAATCAGATTAGCTCGTTTGTTAGACAATCCTAAGGATATCCCGGTACTTGCACCTCTATTTACGAAGGAAATTATCTATAGGGTTCTGCAAGGGCAGCATGGGGTTGCGTTGGCACAAATTGCAATAGAAGGAAGCAGTACCTATCGAATCAGAGAAGTGATCAATTATATCATGAAGAACTATGATCAGTCTTTTCGGATTGAGGAGCTCGCGAAAATAGCGAATATGAGTGTTTCTTCGCTTCACAGGCACTTTAAAGAGGTAACCGCTATGAGCCCTATTCAGTTCCAAAAACAACTGAGACTGCAGGCAGCCCGGCGCCTGTTATTATCCGAGTCAACAGATGCAGCTGACGTCGCATTCCGGGTAGGCTATGAAAGTCCATCGCAATTCAGCCGTGAATATTCCCGCATGTTTGGTTTTCCACCTAGAGAAGATATAAAGCGCCTAAGGGCGAAATATAACCAAAGGATAAACGCATGA
- a CDS encoding MFS transporter, with amino-acid sequence MNNTWKIYMLTLISFFVGTSHFSIVGMLDKIAASVGVSVSTAGQLITVFALGNAIGTPIVMVATARMNQRKQLLLALAIILLGIVSTLALPGFGFLMVSRVILGVGTGVFVVTAYSIAAKLAPPGRRGGAMSNVAMGFSASLVFGVPIGRIVAAAYDWKTIFWGIGLFSLLATFAVARTIPAMEGEVAVPLSKRLALLKKPRIAITLGVTFLVFIGYSVVNTYITPFLASVMPMMEREMSVILFALGIASLIGSRLGGFLADWIGTVRTLLGSMAVQALALALLSAVSGWVIVTILLLMLWEIAAWTFGPTQNFNLISIAPEASGIVLSLNSSFVQLGFAAGAGIGGIAVGGLSIMAITWISAVSVALAAVVAAVSFGHVRSFSSAQR; translated from the coding sequence ATGAACAACACCTGGAAAATTTACATGCTGACCCTTATCAGCTTCTTTGTTGGCACTTCACACTTCAGCATTGTGGGCATGTTGGATAAAATCGCTGCTTCCGTCGGCGTATCAGTATCGACAGCGGGACAACTGATTACGGTGTTCGCGCTCGGTAACGCGATCGGCACGCCCATTGTCATGGTGGCGACGGCGAGGATGAATCAGCGCAAGCAATTACTACTGGCTCTCGCCATCATATTACTCGGCATCGTTTCGACGCTCGCCCTTCCGGGTTTCGGCTTCCTGATGGTCTCTCGCGTTATACTCGGGGTCGGAACGGGCGTCTTCGTCGTCACCGCTTATTCCATAGCTGCGAAACTGGCTCCTCCCGGACGTCGGGGCGGAGCGATGTCCAACGTCGCAATGGGCTTTAGCGCCTCCCTTGTATTCGGCGTTCCCATCGGCCGCATTGTCGCAGCGGCATATGATTGGAAGACGATCTTCTGGGGCATCGGCCTCTTCAGTCTGCTGGCAACCTTCGCCGTCGCACGGACGATTCCGGCCATGGAAGGCGAAGTGGCTGTCCCTCTGAGCAAGCGACTTGCCCTCTTGAAGAAGCCGAGGATCGCGATCACCCTTGGCGTGACGTTCTTGGTGTTTATCGGATATTCGGTGGTCAATACGTATATCACTCCCTTTCTGGCCTCCGTTATGCCGATGATGGAACGAGAAATGAGCGTCATTCTCTTCGCCTTGGGCATAGCAAGCTTGATCGGTTCCAGGCTTGGCGGCTTCTTGGCGGACTGGATCGGTACCGTCCGCACGCTCCTCGGCTCCATGGCCGTTCAAGCCCTCGCCCTGGCGTTGCTGTCCGCCGTCTCTGGATGGGTAATCGTTACCATCCTGTTGCTCATGCTCTGGGAGATCGCTGCCTGGACGTTCGGGCCGACCCAAAACTTTAACCTGATCTCGATTGCTCCGGAAGCCTCCGGTATCGTGCTTAGTCTGAACAGTTCCTTCGTGCAGCTCGGCTTTGCCGCGGGCGCCGGCATCGGGGGAATCGCCGTGGGAGGCTTGTCGATCATGGCGATCACTTGGATCAGCGCCGTCTCGGTCGCGCTCGCGGCCGTCGTCGCGGCTGTCTCCTTCGGCCATGTTCGTTCGTTCTCAAGCGCGCAGCGATGA
- a CDS encoding NAD(P)-dependent alcohol dehydrogenase — protein MTIMTRALSVPSAKAPFEQTTIERRDLRPNDILIDIKFCGICHSDIHNAHNDFGNGIFPMVPGHEIVGVVEAVGTEVTKFAVGDRVGVGCFVDSCGECEYCLRGDEQFCTKGVVVVYNSLDYDGNLTYGGFSQKIVVKEDFVVRIPDGLELDVASPLLCAGITTYSALKHWNAGPGKKVAIVGMGGLGHLAVQFAHAMGAEVTVLSRSMNKKSEALGFGADHYFATSDPETFTELGGRFDLILNTVSSNLDVDAYLSLLRVDGTLVNVGLPNKPDKYNVFSLVMGRRSIAGSLVGGIRETQEMLDFAAQHGIAPKIEVIRSDQLDEAFERVLRSDVRYRFVIDMSTL, from the coding sequence ATGACTATTATGACCCGTGCTCTAAGTGTCCCAAGTGCAAAAGCACCATTTGAACAAACCACGATTGAGCGAAGAGATTTACGACCAAACGACATCTTAATCGATATTAAGTTTTGCGGTATTTGCCACTCCGACATTCACAATGCACACAATGATTTTGGTAACGGAATCTTCCCAATGGTTCCCGGTCACGAAATCGTCGGAGTCGTGGAAGCAGTAGGAACAGAAGTTACAAAATTTGCTGTTGGTGATCGCGTTGGCGTTGGTTGCTTTGTTGACTCCTGCGGAGAATGCGAATATTGCCTCCGTGGTGATGAGCAATTTTGTACAAAAGGCGTCGTCGTGGTATACAATTCGTTAGACTACGATGGTAATCTAACATACGGTGGATTCAGTCAGAAAATAGTTGTAAAGGAAGACTTTGTTGTCCGTATTCCAGACGGTCTGGAACTGGATGTGGCAAGTCCGCTATTGTGTGCAGGCATCACCACGTACTCTGCTTTGAAGCACTGGAACGCCGGTCCAGGTAAGAAGGTTGCCATAGTGGGGATGGGAGGGCTTGGCCACCTGGCTGTCCAATTTGCGCATGCCATGGGTGCTGAAGTCACTGTCTTGAGTCGGTCGATGAATAAGAAAAGTGAAGCCCTAGGTTTTGGCGCAGATCATTATTTTGCAACCAGTGATCCCGAGACATTCACTGAGTTGGGCGGCCGTTTTGACCTCATCTTAAACACAGTGTCTTCCAATCTTGACGTTGATGCGTATTTATCTCTGCTTCGTGTAGATGGAACGCTTGTAAATGTCGGCTTACCAAACAAGCCGGATAAATACAATGTGTTTTCCTTGGTCATGGGTCGTCGTAGCATTGCCGGTTCACTCGTTGGTGGAATTCGGGAAACACAAGAGATGCTCGATTTCGCCGCTCAACACGGCATTGCCCCTAAAATTGAGGTGATCCGTTCGGATCAATTAGACGAAGCATTTGAGCGTGTTCTCCGCAGTGATGTACGTTATCGATTCGTGATTGACATGTCTACCTTGTAA
- a CDS encoding aldo/keto reductase: MQKVILNNGVEMPILGFGTYQIGPNECEQCVYDAIMEGYRLIDTAAAYQNEEAVGRAIKRSGVPREELFITTKLWIQDAGYESTKKAFAKSLERLQLDYLDLYLIHQPFGDVYGSWRAMEELYREGKIRAIGVSNFQMDRLVDLIIHNEVVPAVNQIETHPFCQQIESAKLMKEYNVQIESWGPFAEGRNNIFQNEVLVSIAEKHKKSVAQVILRWLTQRGVVVIPKTVRKERMIENFNIFDFELSQEDMERIATLDTKKSLFFSHNDPEIVKWLSNRKLDI, from the coding sequence ATGCAAAAAGTAATTTTGAACAATGGTGTTGAGATGCCTATACTCGGCTTTGGTACTTATCAGATTGGTCCAAATGAATGTGAACAATGCGTTTATGACGCCATAATGGAAGGTTATCGTCTGATTGATACCGCTGCCGCTTATCAAAATGAAGAAGCGGTTGGCAGAGCAATCAAACGGAGTGGCGTGCCGAGAGAGGAGTTGTTTATTACAACAAAACTCTGGATTCAGGATGCCGGTTATGAGAGCACAAAGAAAGCATTTGCAAAATCACTGGAAAGATTGCAATTGGATTATTTGGATTTGTATTTAATTCATCAGCCGTTTGGCGATGTATATGGTTCTTGGCGTGCGATGGAGGAATTGTATCGTGAAGGAAAGATCAGGGCAATTGGAGTCAGTAACTTCCAGATGGATCGTCTGGTAGATTTGATCATTCATAATGAAGTAGTTCCTGCCGTAAACCAGATTGAAACGCATCCTTTCTGCCAGCAAATAGAAAGTGCTAAGCTTATGAAAGAGTACAATGTGCAGATAGAGTCCTGGGGGCCTTTTGCTGAAGGAAGAAACAACATCTTCCAGAATGAAGTTTTAGTATCAATTGCCGAAAAGCATAAGAAATCCGTTGCTCAGGTGATTTTACGCTGGTTGACACAAAGGGGAGTTGTTGTGATTCCGAAGACTGTTCGTAAAGAAAGAATGATCGAAAACTTCAATATCTTTGACTTTGAATTAAGTCAAGAGGATATGGAGAGGATTGCTACGTTAGATACGAAAAAAAGCTTGTTCTTTTCGCATAACGATCCTGAAATCGTGAAATGGCTCAGTAATCGTAAACTTGATATTTAA
- a CDS encoding SDR family oxidoreductase: MSNVLILGANGSIARHAIDLFLNETDAQLTLYLRNSHRLRNINSNRVRIIEGDVLDIEKLKEAMIGQDVVYANLAGDLERMAKNIVEAMNAIGVKRLIFISSMGIYDEVPGEKYGSILDPYRKSAAIIEASDLDYTILRPAWLTDKDEIDYETTQKGEPFKGSVVSRESVAHLVVKLATSPELEVRRSLGVNKPVR; the protein is encoded by the coding sequence TTGAGTAATGTTTTGATTCTGGGTGCAAACGGGTCAATTGCTCGTCATGCGATTGATTTATTCCTAAACGAAACTGATGCTCAGTTGACACTTTACTTGCGTAATTCGCACAGACTCAGAAATATTAATTCAAACCGCGTTCGAATCATCGAAGGCGATGTTTTGGATATTGAAAAATTAAAAGAAGCCATGATTGGACAGGATGTTGTCTATGCCAATCTGGCTGGCGATCTGGAGCGCATGGCAAAAAACATTGTGGAGGCTATGAATGCAATTGGCGTGAAACGTCTCATCTTTATCAGTTCAATGGGAATTTATGATGAAGTCCCAGGAGAGAAATATGGAAGCATATTAGATCCATATCGAAAGTCAGCTGCCATCATTGAAGCCTCAGACCTCGACTATACGATTTTGAGACCCGCATGGTTGACCGATAAAGATGAAATTGACTATGAGACAACGCAGAAAGGCGAACCGTTCAAAGGTTCGGTCGTATCGCGTGAGAGTGTTGCACATTTGGTTGTGAAATTAGCTACATCGCCGGAATTGGAAGTTCGTCGAAGCTTGGGCGTAAACAAACCTGTACGTTAG
- a CDS encoding aldo/keto reductase, whose protein sequence is MQKRKLGKSGLEVSAIGLGCMGMSYGYGPAPEKKEMISLIQAAVERGVTFFDTAEVYGPYVNEELVGEALAPFKGEVVIATKFGIKMVNGKQVLDSKPEHIRQSVEGSLKRLKVEAIDLYYQHRVDPNVPIEEVAGVIQDLIKEGKVKHWGLSEAGVETIRRAHSVQPLAAVQSEYSLWWRSPEEELLPTLEELGIGFVPFSPLGKGFLTGKIDKNTTFADSDFRSIVPRFKPENLEANQVLVELIKKVAARKNATPAQIALAWVLAQKPWIVPIPGTRKLERLEENLGAVDVELTLEELSDLNDALSKIEILGDRYPAGSEYANRVGK, encoded by the coding sequence ATGCAAAAGCGTAAATTAGGAAAAAGTGGCCTGGAAGTTTCCGCGATCGGGCTTGGTTGTATGGGAATGAGCTACGGTTATGGTCCGGCTCCGGAAAAGAAGGAGATGATCTCATTAATTCAAGCCGCTGTTGAACGTGGTGTTACATTCTTTGACACCGCCGAAGTATACGGGCCATATGTGAATGAGGAGTTGGTAGGTGAGGCACTTGCCCCATTCAAGGGGGAAGTGGTGATTGCCACTAAATTTGGTATTAAAATGGTAAATGGCAAGCAGGTGCTTGACAGCAAGCCGGAGCATATTAGGCAATCAGTCGAAGGCTCGCTCAAACGCCTTAAAGTCGAAGCCATTGACCTATACTATCAGCATCGAGTTGACCCAAATGTGCCGATCGAGGAAGTGGCCGGAGTAATACAAGACCTGATCAAGGAAGGTAAGGTTAAGCATTGGGGGCTTTCTGAAGCAGGGGTGGAAACGATTCGCCGCGCACATTCGGTTCAGCCACTCGCTGCAGTCCAGAGCGAATACTCACTATGGTGGAGAAGTCCTGAAGAAGAACTGCTCCCTACGCTAGAGGAACTCGGTATCGGTTTCGTTCCGTTCAGCCCGCTGGGCAAGGGATTCCTTACAGGAAAAATTGATAAGAATACAACATTCGCTGACTCCGACTTCCGTAGCATTGTTCCTCGCTTCAAACCGGAGAATCTCGAAGCAAATCAGGTTTTGGTTGAACTGATAAAGAAGGTTGCTGCAAGGAAAAACGCAACGCCGGCTCAAATCGCACTCGCATGGGTGCTTGCCCAGAAGCCATGGATTGTTCCGATTCCCGGCACGCGCAAATTGGAGCGCCTGGAAGAAAATCTTGGCGCAGTTGACGTTGAGCTGACCCTTGAAGAACTAAGTGATTTAAACGACGCGCTCTCGAAGATCGAGATTTTGGGAGATCGCTATCCGGCAGGTTCAGAATACGCAAATAGAGTAGGCAAATAA
- the zwf gene encoding glucose-6-phosphate dehydrogenase: MPSHQPQVEPFVMVIFGGTGDLARRKLFPALYGLFRDKKLHERFAVIGVGRRPITMDDFRDTVRKAIDEHSRLAREEAGWADFVARFYYQSLNVKDVSSYAQLGALMERLEDEWNLPGNRLFYLAMAPDLFGTVSTNLKASGLTETAGWKRLIIEKPFGHDYESAKELNDQIRQTFAEEEIYRIDHYLGKEMIQNIEVIRFANTLFEPLWNNRYIDNIQITASETVGVEERAAYYDKAGALRDMVQNHILQMIMMVAMEPPSRLVPEAIHAEKVKVLRSLRRLTEDEVNQYMVRGQYQAGVLDGRPVPGYREEENVDPHSLTETFVAGELYVDNFRWSGVPFYIRTGKRMAQKSTEIVIQFKEMPKNLYFNKNGDLGPNLLVISINPVEGLHFVLNAKKPGADNDVVPIAMAFCNDGGGSPEAYERLIGDAIEGDMTFFTHWDEVSLSWKFVDPIRRAWDRQNESTLHSYRAGTWGPDAAHQLLSRRGTRWWPSRNQGTLPVVQGNQAIEMITGK; this comes from the coding sequence ATGCCTTCCCATCAACCCCAGGTGGAACCGTTTGTGATGGTGATATTCGGAGGAACGGGGGATCTTGCCAGACGCAAGCTATTTCCGGCTTTATACGGCCTTTTCCGTGATAAAAAGCTTCATGAACGATTCGCGGTGATCGGCGTAGGCCGCAGACCGATAACGATGGACGATTTTCGCGACACGGTGCGGAAGGCGATTGATGAGCATTCCCGTTTGGCACGGGAAGAAGCGGGTTGGGCCGATTTTGTGGCTCGTTTTTACTATCAGTCGCTCAATGTGAAGGATGTTTCTTCCTATGCCCAACTTGGCGCATTGATGGAGCGGTTGGAAGATGAATGGAATTTGCCTGGCAATCGGTTGTTTTACCTGGCCATGGCTCCCGATCTGTTCGGCACCGTGTCCACGAACCTGAAAGCGTCGGGATTGACGGAGACAGCCGGATGGAAGCGACTGATCATCGAGAAACCGTTCGGTCACGATTATGAGTCGGCCAAAGAATTGAACGATCAGATCCGGCAAACTTTTGCCGAGGAGGAAATCTACCGGATCGATCACTATTTGGGCAAGGAAATGATCCAAAACATCGAAGTGATCCGCTTTGCCAATACCTTGTTTGAGCCGTTGTGGAACAACCGCTACATCGACAACATCCAGATTACCGCCAGTGAGACGGTCGGCGTGGAAGAACGCGCCGCCTATTACGACAAGGCGGGAGCGCTCAGGGACATGGTACAAAACCATATTCTCCAGATGATCATGATGGTGGCGATGGAGCCGCCCAGCCGGCTGGTACCGGAAGCGATTCATGCCGAGAAAGTGAAAGTGCTTCGTTCCTTGCGCCGTCTGACGGAAGACGAAGTGAATCAATACATGGTTCGCGGGCAGTATCAGGCGGGAGTCTTGGACGGACGCCCGGTACCTGGTTACCGGGAGGAGGAGAACGTTGATCCTCATTCGCTTACCGAAACGTTTGTGGCCGGGGAGTTGTATGTAGACAATTTCCGATGGTCCGGTGTGCCGTTTTACATCCGCACGGGTAAACGAATGGCGCAAAAATCGACGGAAATTGTCATTCAGTTTAAAGAGATGCCCAAAAACCTGTATTTCAACAAAAATGGCGATCTCGGCCCCAACCTGCTCGTCATCAGCATCAACCCGGTTGAAGGCCTGCATTTTGTGTTGAACGCCAAAAAGCCGGGTGCCGACAACGATGTGGTTCCCATCGCCATGGCGTTTTGCAACGATGGAGGTGGGTCGCCGGAAGCATACGAAAGATTGATCGGTGATGCGATCGAAGGGGATATGACATTTTTCACGCACTGGGATGAAGTGTCACTGTCATGGAAATTCGTTGATCCCATCCGGCGGGCTTGGGATCGTCAAAACGAGTCGACCTTGCATTCGTACCGGGCCGGTACGTGGGGTCCTGATGCGGCGCATCAGCTTTTGAGCAGAAGAGGCACGCGCTGGTGGCCGTCCCGGAATCAGGGCACACTGCCCGTCGTGCAAGGGAATCAAGCCATCGAAATGATCACGGGAAAATAA
- a CDS encoding cyclase family protein produces the protein MYKVYDVSAPIYEGMPVYKNKPEKQPKIRVVQDFDTGKVRESRIDLDAHTGTHVDSPLHMVPEGGTMKTIPLDRLVGPCRVLNLTHVEGGITREHLKPFGIRQNEFVLFKTRNSLEDAFNFEFIFLAEDGARYLAEIGVRGVGIDALGVERSQPGHPTHKTLFAADIVIVEGLRLAEVNEGEYFMVAAPIKLVDTEAAPARVLLLEGLSW, from the coding sequence ATGTACAAGGTATACGACGTGTCCGCGCCGATTTATGAAGGAATGCCCGTTTACAAAAACAAACCGGAGAAACAACCGAAAATCCGTGTCGTCCAAGATTTTGATACCGGCAAAGTGAGGGAGTCCCGCATTGATTTGGACGCACACACCGGAACGCATGTCGATTCACCGTTGCATATGGTTCCGGAAGGCGGCACGATGAAAACCATTCCGTTGGATCGTTTGGTCGGACCTTGTCGGGTGTTGAATCTGACGCACGTGGAAGGCGGCATCACGCGCGAGCATCTGAAGCCCTTCGGTATTCGGCAGAATGAGTTCGTCCTGTTCAAAACGCGCAACTCCCTGGAGGATGCCTTCAACTTTGAATTTATTTTTCTGGCCGAAGACGGTGCACGTTATTTGGCTGAAATCGGTGTTCGCGGTGTCGGGATCGATGCCCTCGGGGTCGAACGCAGCCAACCGGGTCATCCCACCCATAAAACGCTGTTTGCGGCCGACATCGTCATTGTTGAAGGTTTGCGGCTCGCTGAAGTGAACGAAGGCGAATACTTCATGGTGGCCGCGCCGATCAAACTGGTCGACACCGAGGCGGCCCCCGCCAGGGTTTTGCTGTTGGAAGGTTTGTCGTGGTGA
- a CDS encoding cysteine dioxygenase produces the protein MDFVSCLRSLLQNLHRPDVWRLRQAVERLDCTRERIAPLVTQPRPPLRYGRNVVFRSDRFEAIVIHLPSGTETPIHDHGNSIGCIRVVAGTLENKVFTLSPHHSQPALSSTGRHQAGEYVLIGHGLIHAMRNAGEEPMISFHVYTPPLENTKQYS, from the coding sequence ATGGATTTCGTTTCCTGTTTGCGCAGCTTGCTTCAGAATCTCCATCGTCCTGACGTATGGCGTCTTCGTCAAGCGGTTGAGCGGTTGGACTGCACACGGGAACGGATTGCACCGTTGGTCACGCAACCTCGGCCGCCTTTGCGCTACGGGAGGAATGTCGTTTTCCGATCGGATCGCTTCGAAGCGATCGTGATCCATCTGCCTTCCGGGACGGAAACCCCGATTCACGATCACGGAAATTCCATCGGTTGTATCCGCGTGGTGGCGGGGACGTTGGAGAATAAGGTGTTTACATTGTCTCCCCATCATTCCCAACCAGCGTTGTCTTCAACCGGACGTCATCAAGCGGGGGAATATGTATTGATCGGACATGGATTGATTCATGCCATGCGCAACGCGGGAGAGGAACCGATGATTTCATTTCACGTGTATACCCCGCCGTTGGAAAATACAAAGCAGTATTCATGA
- the tsaA gene encoding tRNA (N6-threonylcarbamoyladenosine(37)-N6)-methyltransferase TrmO, which produces MSWNPIGVVRSPISEAMDENWGGVESDIELFSPYDRGLKGLEEFSHLLVVFWLHQADFHPERDLIRRPQGRADMPDTGIFAQRAKHRPNPIGITAVSILEVGENRVRVRGLDAIDGTPVLDLKPYVPAFDQVACARIPAWLDQLMKTYF; this is translated from the coding sequence ATGAGTTGGAACCCGATCGGCGTGGTCCGCTCCCCGATCAGTGAAGCCATGGACGAGAACTGGGGAGGCGTGGAGTCGGACATCGAGCTGTTCTCCCCATATGATCGTGGATTGAAAGGATTGGAGGAATTCTCTCATCTGTTGGTGGTATTTTGGCTTCACCAAGCCGACTTTCATCCCGAACGGGACTTGATTCGCCGTCCGCAGGGAAGAGCGGACATGCCGGATACGGGTATTTTTGCCCAGCGGGCCAAACATCGGCCCAATCCGATCGGGATCACCGCGGTCTCCATCCTGGAAGTGGGAGAAAACCGTGTTCGGGTGCGCGGGTTGGATGCGATCGACGGGACGCCGGTGCTGGATCTGAAACCGTACGTACCCGCTTTCGATCAGGTGGCGTGCGCACGCATACCGGCGTGGTTGGATCAGTTGATGAAGACGTACTTTTGA